A DNA window from Pseudomonas wuhanensis contains the following coding sequences:
- a CDS encoding TRAP transporter substrate-binding protein, with translation MDFKRTLLAAALPITAALTFTLSSAAQALEIKFADIHPAGYPTVVAEEQLGKTLVADSDGKLTFKMFAGGVLGSEKEVIEQAQVGAIQMARVSLGIVGPVVPDVNVFNMPFVFRDQAHMRKVIDGEVGDEILDKITHSEFNLVALAWMDGGTRNIYTKKPVRSLADLKGMKIRVQGNPMFIDTINAMGGNGIAMDTGEIFSALQTGVIDGAENNPPTLLEHNHYQNAKFYSLTGHLILPEPIVMSKITWEKLSPDQQVLVKKAAKAAQAQERTLWDAKSASSEEKLKAAGVEFITVDKKPFYEATASVREKYGAPYADLIKRIEAIQ, from the coding sequence ATGGACTTCAAACGCACCTTGCTCGCCGCCGCACTCCCCATCACCGCAGCACTCACCTTCACCCTCAGCAGCGCCGCCCAGGCGCTGGAAATCAAATTCGCCGACATCCACCCCGCCGGTTACCCGACCGTGGTCGCCGAGGAACAGCTGGGTAAAACCCTGGTGGCCGACAGCGACGGCAAGCTGACGTTCAAGATGTTCGCCGGCGGAGTGCTCGGCTCGGAAAAAGAGGTCATCGAACAGGCCCAGGTCGGCGCCATTCAGATGGCCCGGGTCAGCCTCGGCATCGTCGGGCCGGTGGTGCCGGACGTGAACGTGTTCAACATGCCGTTCGTGTTTCGCGACCAGGCGCACATGCGCAAAGTCATCGACGGTGAGGTGGGCGACGAGATCCTCGACAAAATCACCCACTCCGAATTCAACCTGGTCGCCTTGGCCTGGATGGACGGCGGTACGCGCAATATCTACACCAAAAAACCGGTACGCAGCCTCGCCGATCTCAAAGGCATGAAGATCCGCGTGCAAGGCAACCCGATGTTCATCGACACCATCAACGCCATGGGCGGCAACGGTATTGCCATGGACACCGGCGAGATCTTCAGTGCGTTGCAGACCGGGGTAATCGACGGCGCGGAAAACAACCCGCCGACCCTGCTCGAACACAACCACTACCAGAACGCCAAGTTCTACAGCCTGACCGGGCACCTGATTCTGCCCGAGCCGATTGTGATGTCGAAAATCACCTGGGAAAAACTCAGCCCCGACCAGCAAGTGCTGGTGAAAAAAGCCGCCAAAGCCGCACAGGCCCAGGAGCGCACGCTGTGGGATGCGAAGTCGGCCAGCAGTGAAGAAAAACTCAAGGCTGCCGGCGTCGAGTTCATCACCGTCGACAAAAAACCTTTCTATGAAGCCACGGCCTCGGTCCGGGAAAAATACGGCGCGCCTTATGCCGACCTGATCAAGCGCATCGAAGCCATTCAGTAA
- a CDS encoding aldose 1-epimerase, whose product MTPTLLELEDELTRLTLAPELGASIVNWTVRSTGQPLLRHSDQHALNTGLPGKLACYPLAPWSNRIAEGGFDCPGGWLALTPNSLTDPLPIHGSAWQQPWQIVSHTCDEIVLQLDSTTPFAYRARQRFHLSEGKLSIGLQVTHLAEHAAWHGLGLHPYFPRTAGTRLQAQARQVWLCDSAKLPTQLTSIPKDWDFSQPRALPETLVDNGFCAWDGHCLIQQPKLGYELECQATGSDYYLLSCPEGLEFFCIEPVSHPVNAHHLPGRPGLRLLEQGQSAELGFSLRYRYANS is encoded by the coding sequence ATGACACCCACACTCCTCGAACTCGAAGACGAACTCACCCGCCTCACCCTCGCCCCGGAACTCGGGGCGAGCATAGTCAACTGGACCGTACGCAGCACCGGCCAGCCGCTGTTGCGCCACAGCGACCAACACGCCTTGAACACCGGCCTGCCCGGCAAGCTCGCCTGCTATCCCCTGGCGCCGTGGTCGAACCGTATCGCCGAAGGCGGTTTCGACTGCCCCGGTGGCTGGCTCGCGCTGACGCCCAACAGCCTCACCGATCCGCTGCCGATTCATGGCAGCGCCTGGCAGCAGCCGTGGCAGATCGTCTCGCACACTTGCGATGAAATCGTCCTGCAACTCGACAGCACCACGCCCTTCGCTTATCGCGCAAGGCAACGTTTTCATCTGAGTGAGGGCAAGTTGAGCATCGGTTTACAGGTCACTCATCTAGCCGAACACGCCGCCTGGCATGGGCTCGGTTTACACCCCTATTTCCCGCGCACCGCAGGCACTCGGTTGCAGGCGCAGGCGCGACAGGTCTGGTTATGCGACAGCGCAAAACTGCCAACACAACTCACTTCGATACCCAAGGATTGGGACTTCAGCCAGCCCCGGGCATTACCCGAAACGCTGGTGGACAATGGCTTTTGCGCATGGGACGGCCACTGCCTGATCCAGCAACCCAAGCTGGGTTATGAACTGGAATGCCAAGCCACCGGCAGCGACTACTACCTGCTCTCCTGCCCTGAGGGCCTGGAGTTTTTCTGTATCGAACCGGTGAGCCACCCGGTCAATGCCCATCACTTGCCGGGTCGGCCAGGGTTGCGTTTGCTGGAGCAAGGCCAATCCGCCGAGCTCGGTTTCAGCCTGCGCTATCGCTACGCCAACAGCTGA
- a CDS encoding SMP-30/gluconolactonase/LRE family protein, whose protein sequence is MQAELIVDARNAVGESPVWVPEENALYWVDIPAGGLQRWHADSGHVHAWKAPQMLACIARHSTGGWVAGMENGFFHLQPHNDGSLDSELLAHIEHARPNMRLNDGRCDRQGRFWAGSMVLNMGANAADGTLYRYSAGQPGPLDARLSGFIVPNGLGFSPDGKTMYLSDSHPNVQQIWAFDYDIDSGTPSNRRLFVDMHHFLGRPDGAAVDAEGCYWICANDAGLIHRFTPDGRLDRSLPVPVKKPTMCAFGGSQLDTLFVTSIRPADDHDEQSLAGGVFALNPGVKGLPEPVFNELL, encoded by the coding sequence ATGCAAGCCGAATTGATTGTCGATGCCCGCAATGCGGTCGGTGAAAGCCCGGTGTGGGTCCCCGAGGAAAACGCCCTGTACTGGGTGGATATTCCGGCCGGAGGATTACAACGCTGGCACGCCGACAGCGGGCACGTTCACGCCTGGAAAGCCCCGCAGATGCTCGCCTGCATCGCCCGTCACAGCACGGGTGGCTGGGTCGCCGGCATGGAAAACGGATTCTTTCACCTGCAGCCGCACAACGATGGCAGCCTAGACAGCGAACTGCTGGCCCACATCGAACACGCCCGCCCCAACATGCGCCTGAACGATGGCCGCTGTGATCGTCAGGGCCGTTTCTGGGCCGGCAGCATGGTACTGAACATGGGCGCCAACGCCGCCGACGGCACGCTCTATCGCTACAGTGCCGGGCAACCCGGGCCGCTCGACGCCCGGCTCAGCGGTTTCATCGTGCCCAATGGCCTGGGCTTCAGCCCGGACGGCAAGACGATGTACCTCTCGGATTCGCACCCGAATGTGCAACAGATCTGGGCCTTCGATTACGACATCGACAGCGGCACGCCGTCCAACCGTCGGCTGTTCGTCGACATGCATCACTTTCTTGGCCGCCCCGATGGCGCGGCAGTGGATGCCGAAGGTTGTTATTGGATCTGCGCCAACGACGCCGGGCTGATTCACCGTTTCACCCCCGATGGCCGACTGGATCGTTCCCTCCCCGTGCCGGTGAAGAAACCGACCATGTGCGCCTTCGGAGGCAGCCAGCTCGACACCCTGTTTGTGACCTCGATCCGCCCCGCTGACGACCATGACGAACAGTCGCTGGCCGGCGGCGTGTTCGCCCTCAACCCCGGCGTCAAAGGCTTGCCGGAACCGGTGTTCAACGAATTGCTTTAA
- a CDS encoding OprD family porin encodes MSRLARNSFASTPHPTFARRHTLSLIGCGSLAFALPMTSQAEGFVDDAKATLNLRNAYINRNFTHPNNAQGKAEEWTQNFILDAKSGFTQGPVGFGVDVLGMYSQKLDGGKGTGGTQLLPIHDDGRPADNFGRLGVALKAKVSKTELKVGEWMPVLPILRSDDGRSLPQTFRGGQVTSTEISGLTLYGGQFRGNSPRNDASMEDMSMNGRGAFTSDRFNFGGGEYAFNEKRTQVGVWYAELSDIYQQQYFNLSHSQPMGDWTLGANLGYFIGKEDGSALAGDLDNKTAFALLSAKYGGNTFYVGLQKLSGDSAWMRVNGTSGGTLANDSYNASYDNARERSWQVRHDYNFVALGIPGLTLMNRYISGDNVHTGAITDGKEWGRESELAYTVQSGALKSLNVKWRNATIRRDFSTNEFDENRIFISYPISLL; translated from the coding sequence GTGAGCAGACTCGCCCGCAATTCCTTCGCCAGCACCCCTCACCCCACCTTCGCCCGTCGCCATACCCTCAGCCTGATCGGGTGCGGCAGCCTGGCCTTCGCCCTGCCCATGACCAGCCAGGCCGAAGGTTTCGTCGATGACGCCAAGGCCACGCTGAACCTGCGCAACGCTTACATCAATCGCAACTTCACCCACCCGAACAATGCCCAGGGCAAGGCTGAAGAGTGGACGCAAAACTTCATCCTCGACGCTAAATCCGGCTTCACCCAGGGCCCCGTCGGTTTCGGCGTGGATGTGCTCGGTATGTATTCGCAGAAGCTCGACGGCGGTAAGGGCACGGGCGGCACGCAATTGCTGCCGATCCATGATGACGGCCGCCCCGCGGACAATTTCGGTCGTCTGGGTGTGGCGCTGAAAGCCAAGGTGTCGAAAACCGAATTGAAGGTCGGGGAATGGATGCCGGTGCTGCCGATCCTGCGCTCCGATGACGGCCGCTCGCTGCCGCAAACCTTTCGCGGCGGCCAGGTCACCTCTACCGAAATCAGCGGCCTGACGCTCTACGGCGGCCAGTTCCGCGGCAACAGCCCGCGCAATGACGCGAGCATGGAAGACATGTCGATGAACGGCAGAGGCGCGTTCACCTCCGACCGCTTCAACTTCGGCGGCGGCGAGTATGCGTTCAATGAAAAGCGCACTCAGGTCGGCGTCTGGTACGCGGAGCTCAGCGACATCTATCAGCAGCAGTATTTCAACCTGAGCCACAGCCAGCCCATGGGGGACTGGACCTTGGGGGCCAACCTCGGTTACTTCATCGGCAAGGAAGACGGCAGCGCGCTGGCCGGCGACCTCGACAACAAAACTGCGTTCGCCCTGCTCTCGGCCAAGTACGGCGGCAACACCTTCTATGTCGGCCTGCAAAAACTCAGCGGCGACAGCGCCTGGATGCGCGTCAACGGCACCAGCGGCGGCACGCTGGCCAACGACAGCTACAACGCCAGCTATGACAACGCCAGGGAACGTTCCTGGCAGGTGCGTCACGACTACAACTTCGTCGCCCTCGGCATCCCCGGTCTGACGCTGATGAACCGCTACATCAGCGGCGATAACGTACACACCGGGGCGATCACCGACGGCAAGGAATGGGGCCGCGAATCGGAACTGGCCTACACCGTGCAAAGCGGCGCGCTTAAGAGCCTCAACGTCAAATGGCGCAACGCGACCATCCGTCGCGATTTCAGTACCAACGAATTCGATGAAAACCGGATTTTCATCAGTTATCCGATTTCGTTGTTGTAA
- a CDS encoding TetR/AcrR family transcriptional regulator, with protein sequence MGNHKIEIRRSNVEKILLGAEKVFAEKGFGSTAMADIAAEVQLPRSNLHYYFSTKSELYSAVLLGLLEVWKQDALCFEMFDDPRVVLSSYIRAKMNHSRSRPYGSKVWANEIIHGAPTLGEKLDASLYDWAKMKEAKIRQWVEDKRILPVEPSSLLYMIWASTQHYADFDHQVNILNDHQPLSDMQFERAVQTVTSVILRGIGLEP encoded by the coding sequence ATGGGCAATCACAAGATCGAGATTCGTCGCAGTAACGTCGAAAAGATTCTGCTGGGGGCCGAAAAAGTCTTCGCCGAAAAAGGGTTCGGCAGCACCGCCATGGCTGACATCGCCGCCGAAGTGCAACTGCCGCGTTCCAACCTGCATTACTACTTCAGCACCAAGAGCGAGCTGTACAGTGCGGTGCTCCTGGGTTTGCTGGAGGTCTGGAAGCAGGATGCTCTGTGCTTCGAGATGTTCGACGACCCGCGAGTGGTGCTCAGCAGCTACATCCGCGCCAAAATGAACCATTCCCGCAGTCGCCCTTACGGCTCGAAAGTCTGGGCCAACGAAATCATCCACGGTGCGCCGACACTGGGTGAGAAACTGGACGCCAGCCTGTACGACTGGGCCAAGATGAAAGAAGCGAAAATTCGCCAGTGGGTGGAGGACAAACGCATCCTGCCGGTGGAGCCTTCCAGCCTGCTGTACATGATCTGGGCTTCGACCCAGCATTACGCCGACTTTGACCACCAGGTGAATATTCTTAATGATCACCAGCCGTTGTCGGACATGCAGTTCGAGCGGGCGGTGCAGACGGTGACGAGTGTGATATTGCGTGGGATCGGGTTGGAGCCTTGA
- a CDS encoding hybrid sensor histidine kinase/response regulator codes for MAKPSDEQQRALAGLLGLGNHSARKSHYPELAARLDELETERNRYKWLFENAVHGIFQASLLEGMRAANPALARMLGYQDPQEVLFSLTDLAGTLFVGGAQELESIGEILQRERSLLGYETQLRRKDGSVLDVLMNLLLKPDQEGLVEGFVADITERKLAQQRLQQLNDQLEQRVTARTNELLDANRNLQQQITQRKQIAEALRDARDAAEAANRSKDKYLAAASHDLLQPLNAARLLISTLRERKLPDVEQVLVERTHQALEGAEDLLTDLLDISRLDQAAVKPDIALYRLDELFAPLVSEFQSVAAAAGLNLRVHMGDYALHTDLRLMTRILRNFLSNACRYTDEGCILLGARRRGDVLRIEVWDTGRGIAADRLDSIFLEFNQLDVGRAADRKGVGLGLAIVERIAKILDYRIQVHSRPGRGSMFSIEVPISHEIPLPISQAAPQPSTGNPLPGRRLLVLDNEVSILESMSALLGQWGCEVVTATDEATALMALQGQAPELILADYHLDHGVVGCEVVRHLREHFSQAIPAVIITADRTDQCRRSLQRLDAPLLNKPVKPGKLRAVLTQLLA; via the coding sequence ATGGCGAAGCCCTCTGACGAGCAACAACGGGCGCTGGCCGGGTTACTGGGTTTAGGCAATCACTCGGCGCGCAAGAGTCATTACCCGGAACTGGCCGCGCGCCTGGATGAACTGGAAACCGAACGCAACCGCTACAAATGGCTGTTCGAAAACGCGGTGCACGGGATCTTCCAGGCCAGCCTGCTGGAAGGCATGCGCGCCGCCAATCCGGCACTGGCGCGGATGCTCGGCTATCAGGACCCGCAGGAGGTGCTGTTTTCCCTGACGGACCTGGCGGGCACGCTGTTCGTCGGCGGGGCACAAGAGCTGGAAAGCATCGGCGAAATCCTCCAGCGCGAGCGCAGCCTGCTGGGCTATGAAACTCAGCTGCGGCGCAAGGACGGCAGCGTCCTCGACGTGTTGATGAACTTGCTGCTCAAACCGGATCAGGAGGGCCTGGTGGAGGGCTTTGTCGCCGACATCACTGAGCGAAAACTGGCTCAGCAGCGCCTGCAACAACTCAATGACCAACTGGAGCAGCGGGTTACCGCACGCACCAACGAGTTGCTGGACGCCAACCGCAATCTGCAACAGCAGATCACCCAGCGCAAACAGATCGCAGAAGCCTTGCGCGATGCCCGTGATGCCGCCGAGGCGGCCAATCGCAGCAAGGACAAATACCTCGCCGCCGCCAGTCACGACTTGCTGCAACCGCTCAACGCCGCGCGTTTGCTGATCTCGACCTTGCGCGAACGCAAACTGCCCGACGTCGAGCAGGTGCTGGTGGAGCGCACGCATCAGGCGTTGGAAGGGGCCGAAGACTTGCTCACCGATCTGCTGGATATTTCCCGGCTCGATCAGGCTGCGGTGAAGCCGGACATTGCCCTGTACCGCCTTGACGAATTGTTCGCGCCATTGGTCTCGGAGTTTCAGTCGGTGGCTGCGGCAGCGGGGTTGAACCTGCGGGTACACATGGGCGATTACGCCCTTCATACCGACTTGCGCCTGATGACCCGAATCCTGCGCAACTTCCTCAGCAATGCCTGCCGCTACACCGACGAGGGCTGCATTCTGCTGGGGGCAAGACGCCGGGGCGATGTGCTGCGTATCGAAGTGTGGGACACCGGGCGCGGGATTGCGGCGGATCGTCTTGACTCGATCTTCCTCGAATTTAACCAACTGGACGTCGGGCGCGCCGCCGATCGCAAGGGCGTGGGCTTGGGACTGGCGATTGTCGAACGCATCGCCAAGATCCTCGACTACCGGATTCAGGTACATTCGCGGCCGGGGCGCGGTTCGATGTTCAGCATCGAGGTGCCGATTTCCCATGAGATTCCATTGCCCATCAGCCAGGCCGCACCACAACCAAGCACCGGCAACCCGTTGCCGGGCCGGCGGCTGTTGGTGCTGGACAACGAGGTCAGCATTCTTGAAAGCATGAGCGCGCTGCTCGGGCAGTGGGGGTGCGAGGTGGTCACCGCCACCGACGAGGCCACCGCGCTGATGGCTTTGCAAGGACAGGCGCCGGAACTGATTCTGGCGGACTATCACCTGGATCACGGGGTGGTGGGCTGTGAGGTGGTTCGGCATTTGCGCGAGCATTTCAGCCAGGCGATTCCGGCGGTGATCATCACCGCAGACCGCACCGACCAGTGTCGGCGCTCATTGCAGCGCCTCGACGCGCCGCTGCTGAACAAACCAGTGAAGCCCGGCAAGTTGCGCGCGGTGTTGACTCAGCTGTTGGCGTAG
- a CDS encoding TRAP transporter small permease, which produces MKNLLLRINDRIYMTCIWVAGLSVLTISLIIPWGVFARYVLGTGSSWPEPTAILLMMVFTFIGAAASYRAGAHMAVAMLTDRMAPELRKTMSIVSQLLMATICLFMAIWGTKLCLSTWNQFMSALPTLRVGITYMPIPVGGVLTLIFVLEKLLLGDQSNRRVVRFDLVEESEGAA; this is translated from the coding sequence ATGAAGAATCTGCTGCTGCGCATCAACGACAGGATTTACATGACCTGCATCTGGGTCGCCGGCCTGTCGGTCCTGACTATTTCCCTGATCATTCCCTGGGGCGTCTTCGCCCGATACGTCCTCGGTACCGGTTCCAGTTGGCCGGAACCCACCGCGATTTTGCTGATGATGGTCTTCACCTTCATCGGCGCCGCCGCCAGTTATCGCGCCGGTGCGCACATGGCCGTGGCCATGCTCACCGACCGTATGGCCCCCGAACTGCGCAAGACCATGAGCATCGTTTCGCAGCTGCTGATGGCGACCATTTGCCTGTTCATGGCCATCTGGGGCACCAAACTCTGCCTGTCCACCTGGAATCAATTCATGAGCGCCCTGCCCACCCTGCGTGTGGGCATCACCTACATGCCAATCCCTGTGGGCGGTGTGTTGACGCTGATTTTTGTGCTGGAAAAACTCTTGCTCGGTGACCAGAGCAACCGTCGGGTCGTGCGTTTCGACCTGGTTGAAGAAAGCGAAGGTGCCGCATAA
- the ercA gene encoding alcohol dehydrogenase-like regulatory protein ErcA, translating to MSQNLSQLRKFVSPEIIFGAGCRHNVGNYAKTFGARKVLVVSDPGVIAAGWVADVEASLQAQGIDYFLYSDVSPNPRIEEVMLGAELYRENHCDVIVAVGGGSPMDCGKGIGIVVAHGRNILEFEGVDMLRMPSPPLILIPTTAGTSADVSQFVIISNQQERMKFSIVSKAAVPDVSLIDPETTLSMDPFLSACTGIDALVHAIEAFVSTGHGPLTDPHALEAMRLINGNLVQMIANPSDIALREKIMLGSMQAGLAFSNAILGAVHAMSHSLGGFLDLPHGLCNAVLVEHVVAFNYSSAPERFKVIAETFGIDCRGLNHRQICGRLVEHLIALKHAIGFHETLGLHGVSTADIPFLSQHAMHDPCILTNPRESSQRDVEVVYGEAL from the coding sequence ATGAGCCAGAATCTCAGCCAGCTGCGTAAATTCGTTTCGCCTGAAATCATCTTTGGTGCCGGCTGCCGGCATAACGTCGGCAACTACGCCAAGACCTTCGGCGCCCGCAAAGTGCTGGTGGTCAGCGACCCCGGTGTGATTGCCGCCGGTTGGGTCGCCGATGTCGAGGCCAGCCTGCAAGCCCAGGGTATTGATTACTTTCTATATAGCGACGTCTCGCCCAACCCGCGGATCGAAGAGGTCATGCTCGGCGCCGAGCTGTACCGGGAGAATCACTGCGATGTGATCGTCGCGGTCGGCGGCGGTAGCCCGATGGATTGCGGCAAGGGCATCGGCATTGTCGTCGCCCACGGGCGCAACATCCTCGAATTCGAGGGCGTGGACATGTTGCGCATGCCCAGCCCGCCGCTGATCCTGATCCCGACCACCGCTGGCACTTCGGCTGATGTATCGCAGTTCGTGATCATCTCCAATCAACAAGAACGCATGAAATTCTCCATCGTCAGCAAGGCCGCGGTGCCGGACGTGTCGCTGATCGATCCGGAAACCACCCTGAGCATGGACCCGTTCCTGTCGGCCTGTACCGGCATCGACGCGTTGGTCCATGCCATCGAAGCCTTCGTCTCCACCGGTCACGGGCCGCTCACCGACCCGCATGCGCTGGAGGCGATGCGGCTGATCAACGGCAATCTGGTGCAAATGATCGCCAACCCCAGTGACATCGCCCTGCGGGAAAAAATCATGCTCGGCAGCATGCAGGCCGGGCTGGCGTTCTCCAACGCGATTCTTGGCGCGGTGCACGCCATGTCCCACAGCCTCGGCGGCTTCCTCGATCTGCCTCACGGTTTGTGCAACGCGGTGCTGGTGGAGCACGTGGTGGCGTTCAACTACAGCTCGGCGCCGGAGCGCTTCAAGGTGATCGCCGAGACGTTCGGTATTGATTGCCGTGGCCTGAATCACCGGCAGATTTGCGGGCGTCTGGTCGAACACCTGATCGCCCTCAAACATGCCATCGGCTTCCATGAAACCCTGGGCTTGCACGGGGTGAGTACGGCGGACATTCCGTTTCTGTCGCAACACGCCATGCACGACCCGTGCATTCTCACCAACCCGCGCGAATCCAGTCAGCGCGACGTCGAGGTCGTCTATGGCGAAGCCCTCTGA
- a CDS encoding NAD-dependent epimerase/dehydratase family protein, with the protein MTTTPIVRAPFNRLLLTGAAGGLGKVLRERLRPYANVLRLSDIADMTPANDDREEVVPCDLADKQAVHQLVEGVDAILHFGGVSVERPFEEILGANICGVFHIYEAARRHGVKRVIFASSNHVIGFYKQDETLDAHSPRRPDGYYGLSKSYGEDMASFYFDRYGIETVSIRIGSSFPEPQNRRMMSTWLSFDDLTQLLERALYTPEVGHTVVYGMSDNKSVWWDNRFAAHLGYAPQDTSEVFREKVEAQPMPAENDPARIYQGGAFVAAGPFGD; encoded by the coding sequence ATGACGACCACACCCATAGTCCGCGCGCCGTTCAATCGCCTGCTCCTGACCGGCGCCGCCGGTGGCCTCGGTAAAGTCCTGCGCGAACGCCTGCGACCTTACGCCAACGTACTCCGCCTGTCGGACATCGCCGACATGACGCCAGCCAATGATGATCGCGAAGAAGTCGTGCCATGCGACCTCGCCGACAAGCAGGCGGTGCATCAACTGGTCGAAGGCGTGGACGCGATCCTGCACTTTGGCGGCGTGTCGGTGGAGCGTCCGTTCGAGGAGATCCTCGGCGCCAACATCTGCGGCGTGTTCCATATCTACGAAGCCGCCCGCCGCCACGGTGTGAAGCGGGTGATTTTTGCCAGTTCCAACCACGTCATCGGCTTTTACAAGCAGGACGAAACCCTCGACGCCCACTCCCCTCGTCGCCCGGACGGCTACTACGGCTTGTCCAAGTCCTACGGCGAAGACATGGCCAGTTTCTACTTCGATCGCTATGGCATCGAGACCGTCAGCATCCGCATCGGCTCCTCGTTCCCGGAACCGCAAAACCGCCGAATGATGAGCACCTGGCTGAGCTTCGATGACCTGACCCAATTGCTCGAACGCGCGCTGTACACCCCGGAGGTCGGCCACACCGTGGTGTATGGCATGTCCGACAACAAGAGCGTCTGGTGGGACAACCGTTTCGCGGCGCACTTGGGTTATGCGCCCCAGGACACGTCCGAAGTGTTCCGCGAAAAAGTCGAAGCCCAACCGATGCCCGCCGAAAATGATCCGGCCCGGATCTATCAGGGCGGTGCCTTTGTCGCGGCCGGGCCGTTCGGCGACTGA
- a CDS encoding TRAP transporter large permease, whose translation MDALILLGSFIALILIGMPVAYALGLSALIGAWWIDIPFQALMIQVAGGVNKFSLLAIPFFVLAGAIMAEGGMSRRLVAFAGVLVGFVRGGLSLVNIMASTFFGAISGSSVADTASVGSVLIPEMERRGYPRAFSTAVTVSGSVQALLTPPSHNSVLYSLAAGGTVSIASLFMAGVVPGLLMSACLMVLCLIFARKRNYPKGEVIPLKQALKICGEAMWGLMAMVIILGGILSGIFTATESAAIAVLWSFFVTMFIYRDYKWRELPKLMHRTVRTISIVMILIGFAASFGYIMTLMQIPAKITTMFLTLSDNRYVILMCINVMLLLLGTVMDMAPLILILTPILMPVILGIGVDPVQFGMIMLVNLGIGLITPPVGAVLFVGSAVGKVSIESTVKALLPFYGVLFLVLMAVTYIPAISLWLPHLVL comes from the coding sequence ATGGACGCTCTGATTCTGCTCGGCAGTTTTATCGCTTTGATCCTGATCGGCATGCCGGTCGCCTACGCCCTGGGGCTTTCTGCCCTGATCGGTGCGTGGTGGATCGACATCCCGTTCCAGGCGCTGATGATTCAGGTCGCCGGCGGTGTGAACAAATTCTCGTTGCTGGCGATTCCCTTCTTCGTACTCGCTGGCGCGATCATGGCCGAGGGTGGCATGTCCCGCAGGCTGGTGGCGTTCGCCGGGGTGTTGGTGGGGTTCGTGCGCGGCGGGTTGTCGCTGGTGAACATCATGGCCTCGACCTTCTTCGGCGCGATTTCCGGTTCTTCAGTGGCGGACACGGCGTCGGTCGGTTCGGTGCTGATTCCGGAAATGGAGCGTCGCGGCTACCCGCGGGCTTTCTCCACCGCAGTGACGGTCAGCGGTTCGGTGCAAGCCCTGCTGACGCCGCCCAGCCATAACTCAGTACTCTACTCGCTGGCCGCTGGCGGTACCGTTTCGATCGCTTCGCTGTTCATGGCCGGCGTGGTGCCGGGCCTGCTGATGAGCGCATGCCTGATGGTGCTGTGCCTGATCTTCGCCAGGAAGCGCAACTACCCCAAGGGCGAAGTCATCCCCCTCAAACAGGCGCTGAAAATCTGCGGTGAAGCGATGTGGGGGTTGATGGCGATGGTCATCATTCTCGGCGGGATTCTCTCGGGCATCTTCACCGCCACCGAATCGGCGGCGATCGCGGTGCTGTGGTCGTTCTTCGTCACCATGTTCATCTACCGTGACTACAAGTGGCGTGAGCTGCCCAAGTTGATGCACCGCACGGTGCGCACCATTTCGATCGTGATGATCCTGATCGGCTTCGCCGCCAGCTTCGGCTACATCATGACGCTGATGCAGATCCCGGCGAAGATCACCACGATGTTCCTGACCCTGTCGGACAACCGTTACGTGATCCTGATGTGCATCAACGTGATGCTGCTGTTGCTCGGCACGGTGATGGACATGGCGCCGCTGATCCTGATCCTTACGCCGATTCTGATGCCGGTGATTCTGGGCATTGGCGTGGACCCGGTGCAGTTCGGCATGATCATGCTGGTGAACCTGGGGATCGGCTTGATCACGCCGCCAGTGGGCGCGGTGCTGTTTGTCGGCTCGGCGGTGGGCAAGGTCAGCATCGAAAGCACCGTTAAAGCGCTGCTGCCGTTCTACGGCGTGTTGTTCCTGGTGCTGATGGCCGTGACTTACATTCCCGCCATTTCGCTGTGGTTGCCGCATTTGGTGTTGTAA